The Maledivibacter sp. genomic interval ATCCTCCATGAAGAATATTCCAAGTAATGGTGTCATAATAAAGACCATAGTTACTTCTGAGCTTGGCAGTAAAATAGCTAAAAGCTATGGAGTTGGCACCATTAATACCCTTACGGGCTTCAAATTTATTGGTGAGAAGATCAAGGAATTTGAAGGTAGGGAAGATAAGATATTTTTATTTGGATATGAAGAAAGCTATGGATACCTTAAAGGAACTGAAGTACGGGATAAGGATGCAGTGGTTTCATCCCTATTGATAGCTGAGATGGCCGCATACTATAAGTCAAAGGGTATGACATTATTGGATGCACTAGAGGAATTATTTAAGAAATTTGGGTATCATAGAGAGGCTTTAAAATCCATTGTTCTTAAGGGGAAGGATGGAGCTCAAAAGATTGGCAGAATAATGGATAGCTTTAGAAGTAATTCGCCCCTGGAAATAGCAGGAATTAGGACTGAGGTAGTAAGAGATTATTTAAAGGGAAAAGCTAAGTTTATATTCGAGGATAGAGAAGAGGTTCTTGATTTACCAGAATCAAATGTTTTACATCTCACCTTGGAGGATGGATCATGGATTGCCATCAGGCCTTCAGGCACTGAACCTAAAGTAAAGATATATGTCTCAGTTGTAGGAGCTAGAAAGGAAGAGGCTGAGGAAAAGCTGAATACCATTGGAGATTACATACTAAAGTTGATAGACGGAATAGAGTAGAAGAAAGGGTATAGGATTTAGAAAATATGACGTGGGGGCTGTCCTATCTGACACACATGCTTTTTAGTGGGTCTGGGGGACTGTCCCCACATTATATTTTCAAAGCTTATAACTTGAAATGTTCTAGGTAGGGTATTTGATTTATATTTATGGAAAACTTCCTAAAAAATGAAATATTTGTCCATGTATAAGTTAAGTTATATTATGAGAATCCTACATAGGGATTCCAGTCAAAACTTTAACCTAAACTATATATATATTCCCTAAAATATATGTTAGAATATAATGAAGTAGAGAATGAAAAAAATGAGGAGTAATTTAATGAAAAAGGAAAAATTTAAGGTTATAAAGGGAGGCGGGGGAAAAACCGTCAAGCCTAAATATAAATTTAAAAAGAGCTTTGTTACAAATACTAGACTTATGGGTGTAGTAGGAATGAAAATTTATTGGGAAATGGAAGATGGAAAAGAATATATTCAATTTTTTCATCTGGACTTCGAGGAATATGGTATTGATGGGTTTGAGAGTCTTGTGGATGGAACCAAGGAAGATATAGACTTCATTACATCAAAGATGATGGGTGGTCTTGGTGGAAAATTTGTGAGAATTACTAAAAAAGAAAGTATGTATATATTAAATGAGAGTTTTAAAGTAAATATTAGAAATGGTGAGTCTTTGTGTCAAGATGTAGAAGAGTATGAATTTTTATTGAAGCCTACAACCATAGATAAAGCTGGGGAGTTAAAACTATGGTATAAGATATGCGAGATCATTGAAACCGATTATCAGCTAGTAAACTATTTTATCATGAGGGCAGTTGGATTTGATAAAAAGGGACAGAATCTTTTATGCATAGATGGTAAGGTAAGTGGGTTTGATCCAACTGACAAATCATTTACATTAATTAAGAATACAATAAGACCTTCCCATACTAAGAATGGAATCAACTACTATAATGTAGAATCCTTAATAGATTTAGACAAGGGATATCAGTTAATAATATCCACTATTGGGGTACAACCAACTCAATATGGGCTTAGGGTTGCCTATGGATCCATAGAGAATATGATGAAAATATCTTCTATAGAAGCAGCTTTTCAACTTAAAAAGTCCGAGTATATATTAGTATACTCCACGGAGGAACTTATAAAGCTTGTAGAGATTTTGGATAAGGAGAAGCCCAATGCCATGCAAAATATTCACCAAACCGGTTTTCTATATACCGAATTTAATCCAAACAATGATCATGTGAAAAGGCCAGTATACTATCTAAATGGAGATATATTTGCTGTGTATTTTATAACCACTGAAAATCAATTGGCTGTGAGTACTTTTTCAAAGGAGAATTTATTGGAGCTGAGAAAATACTTTGGCGGCGCGTCTTTTCAGGATTTACTTGAATTAGAAGGTGAGTTTAAGACTGATACTCCACTTTTATATGAATTTGTCCATAGTGGTTATGAAGATTTTTTTGACTTTTTAAATAATGAATAGACCTCTTACAAAGGAGATGAAAAATGGCTGTACTTGAGCAAGTAATTATATTATTTTTGTTGATTATAATAGGATATATAATAAAAAAGTTAAAGATAATATCTAATGATATGAATAGGGATGTAAGTAATTTAGTGATGAATGTAGCTTTACCTGCTTTTATTATTACGGCCATGAATTTTTCCTTCTCCCCCGATGTTTTGGTTAAAAGTGGTAAATTGATTATTGTTTCAATATCCATATATACATTTGTTATAGGGATTTCTTTTTTTATAACTAAAATCATGGGAGTCAAAGGGGAAACTAGGGATATATTTCAATATTCTATAGTTTTTTCTAATGTTGGCTATATGGGATATCCTGTGATTAAAGCTTTAATGGGAGATATAGGAGTATTTTATGGGGCACTTTACAATCTGCCCTTTAATATTCTAGTTTGGACATTTGGAGTATATCTTTTAACTAGAAATGATATGAAGACCCATAAAGAAAAGCTAAATAATAAAAACAGTATAAGTATCAAAAAATTTATAAATCCAGGAATAGTTGCGATTATAACGGGATTTATCCTATTCTTGTTTTCGATAGAATTGCCCTATTCAATATATAGAACCTTGGAGCTTTTGGGTAGTTTGACAACCCCCTTAGCTATGATATTTATTGGTTCCATATTGGCTGATGTAAAGACATCAGAAATATTTACTGATAAAAGAGTTTTTATATTATGTGTCATTAGATTAGCTATATTACCTGTTTTGGTAATGTTTATACTGAGAACAATAGGATTTAGTGACTATTTGGTAGCCATACCTGTAATAATGACTGCCATGCCTATAGCTGCTAATGCAGCAATAATGGCATCAAGGTTTAATAATGATTACCACCTAGCATCAAAGACAGTATTCTTATCAACTCTATTTTCAGTACTTACTATACCCTTGATAGTGATTATGTTGAAATAGCTCCTATTAAACTTTTTGCTATAACTTCTGCCATTTCTATTACTAAGCTTAGTCTGATATTATGAATTGGAAAGAAATCATCGGTGGTAAATTTATCAACTATGCCAACTATGGAAATATTTCCAACGGAGGGAAGGTTTTTACCTACTCCCTTTCCGGGTAAAATGGGACTGTGCCTTATTTGTATATTGCCTATATATTTTTGATCACCGAGGCAAGCATCCACGGCGATTATATTCGGATTTTTATGTATATCCCTGATTTTTTTTACTTTTTCCTTGAGATTGATTGCATGTATTGGATTTTTCAATGTTCCATAAACGGGATATTTGAAATTCGCCCTTATAAGCAGTGTGCCAACTAGTGGGCCTAGGGCATCGCCGATACATCTATCGGTACCAATACATATTATTATTGTATTGGGTTTGAATTTCTTGGATAAATTTTCTGATAGGAGACTGACCCCATATTTGTCTTGAAAGTGAATTTTAATTTCATGTATTGAATCTTTTTTTTTCATGACCAAAAGAAAAAACACCCCCTCATATGATATATATGAAGGGGTTATATTTTTAATTAATATTTTTTATATAGGAACCCTAATGTTTAATGAAAATTATTAACCAACAAAGGGGATTTAGTCCTCTTTGTTGGTTGTTCGTCTGTAATATTCAACGATTAATTTATTGAGTTCATTACTTTGATCAACAAGCTCATCCATAGACATATCATGTAAATTATTATCTAATGTAGATGATAATTCTTTTCTAAGTTTTTCAATTTTAATACTTAAGCTATTTATATTATTCATAATAAAACCTCTTTTCATAGGTATCTAATAATTTCTAAAAAATCATATCAACTAAATTATATGACAATATATCATGTATTTCAATAACATTAGGGATAAGTTCATTGTTTTTTTACCCAGATTGATCATGGAATGCTTAAAAAAGTGGAAATAGTTCTGATTTATAGGGCATATGAAAAAAATAAATAAGTTAGGTTACGAAGTAATTTTAATTATTTTCTAGAAATTTAGTAACGGGTATAATCAATGTACTTAAGTGATTGAGGAACGACGAAAAGAATTGAAGGGAATAGGAAGAAGCATTTTTGTTAAGAATATCAAATATGTATGAATTATGTGGAATTATATATTTGATCGACATATCTGGAGGTGGGATTATGAAAAGAAAAATATATCTTATATCAATGATCGTATTGACTTTTATTACGACATCGACAATAATGTGTTTTCATCCATATGTTAGTGGTAGGCTTTCGGAGGGAAAAAATAATCAGTTGGTTAGCCTCATAAGTCAAATGAAGGAAGGTGATTTAAATGTAACCGACGGGGATATTCATATAATAAACGATGAAGTATTAGGGATTTTTGTTAAGTTTTATAGTGACAAAGGGATTGAAGACCTAGAAATACACCAAAAGGAAGAAATAAGATACATACTGGAGAGTATGGGAGACTATAATACAAGTAAACTTAAGAATTTTCTTAATCATGATCCTTCCCGCAAGGAAGGGGAAATCTATAGGATTTTAAGTGAAAATTTATTCGATGAGCAGCTTATGTTTCTCGATGAAATGTTGGGTGATTAGGGTTATAGCTTTAGAGCCATAACCCTAATCCCTTTGTTTATTTCCTATCTATCTTTTTTAAACATATTTTTTATCTCATAGGTCACGTATCCGTCATTTACAGTGAATACCATGTATTTTAGGTCTTTCTCGGGGTCAATCTCATCATAGGTAGGGAAGGATTTCAACTTGACTAATCCTATACCCTTTATGGTTTCAATTTCAAAATCTTTATTGTTGCCACCGGATAATATCCATATATCCATATTTTTTTCTTTTCTTAGCTTTCCAAGGGTATCGAAGAATAATTTCTCCTCAAGTTTATCTATAAAGCTCAATGGCTTTGGTAAAACAACGAAGAGACTGTCGGATTCTAGATTCTTAACTTTATCTAGGAACCAAATCCATTGATTGTAATCCGTAGCCCTAAGACCCCTTTCACTATTGTCCAGCCTAATGAATGAGCTGTTTTTGAATTGAGTATGGGAATATCCAGAGGCTCCCACTAAATAATTATCCAGCAGCTGATCCTCTAGTTTGCCGTCAATGTGGTTTGTAAAAAGGTTCAAATCCATAGTTTCAGTAATGTCTGCAAGCTCATTTACAAACCATGTATCTAGCATCGTATCTATATCTCCGATGCTTCCGTGGGCCAAGAATCTAAAGGAATCTTCGTTTTTAAGCTCACTAGAGATATTCCTTTTATCTATGTAGACGGTTGTGTCCTTTGGAATTTCTTTATCAAAACTAGGCTTGTAAAATGCTGTTATGTCATCTACATAAATATATCCAGAGTCCATGAAAAGGGGCTCTGTTTCAACTAAGTATATTCTTTCGAGTTTTATTGGGGCTATTGCTCTATCGGGTATGATGGCTTCAACAAATTTCCATCCCTCCCAGTCAACGTTTCTTTCAAAGGTCATATTATAGGAATTTTCAGAGGCATCGGTTATTTTCCCTCTGAGCCAATGACCGTTTCCCTTATTTCCATATACCCATAGACCTAGTTTTTCGGGCTTTTCCTTGAGTTGGAGACCATCGTCATTAAAAACAATATATGCAGCCTTAGAAGCATTGACATCAGTGAAATCATAGCTTAACTTACCGGAGCTTTGACCATTTTTAGGGCTAGGTGAAAGCTCAAAGTTGCCTACAACTTCCTTGGGATATGGTAAAAAGCCTGCATTTAGTCTTTCAAAATCATCAAAAATAACCTTAAGGTAGTTTGTTGACACTTGAATATAGGCATCAATATTGTTTAAGGAGGCCTTTATTATATCGTTGCTTACTTCCTTGGAAGATATAAAAGTATTGTTTTCTATGTCACCGATTTTGTTTGGAATAGACCAAATTAAATCATCTGAGTTTATCTTCGCCTTAAAGCCTTCGTCATTTACGGCTTCTATATATAAAGGGACTTCCCTTTCTGCCTCTGCAAATATCTTTGAGGGAGAAATATGAAGCTTGTTAGGGTGTTCTAGAACCTGAATATCTATGGAAGCAGTTTTATTTTTAAAGGACACCTCAATAGTTCCTTCGCCGGTAGTAGTAGGAATGAACTTATCTTCCATAAAATCACCCTCTATACCATTTACCCTCCATCTAACATCGTCTAAATCCACATGGGTAGGGTTGTAATTTCCATCGTAGGCCTTTACCCTAAATTTCCTTGATGTTCCTAAAAATATGTTTGTATCGTCACATTCTATCTTTATATCCTTTAGTTGCGATTTAGGACTGTTATTAAGTACTGCAAGTCCGTTCATAATTTTTCTTTCGAAGCCCCCCGATGGATTATTGACTATTGTAACAGTTTCATCACCCAAAGGCTTTACGACCATTTCAGTAGATCCTCCACCATCAAGGTTGATTCCATCGTAGGCACCGAGTTCTATTAGGATCTCAGCAAGTTCCCTTTGAGTGGTCCCCGTATAGGAAGAAGTTCTACCATCAATTGTCACCATAATAATTTCATCCTTATCCTTACTTATACCGAGTCCAGTTCTTGGATGATTGCCAGAGATTTTAAGGGAGAAATCATCGGGGATAATTCCGTCTTTAAGTATTATAGAGCCTCCCCCCATGGCTAAGGAAAGCTCCTCAAAGTTTGGCTTCCCTGTCATATTAAGCAAAACCCTATCATTTTGAGAAAAATTATTCAAAATATGGGCTTTAACTTCACCCGTGGCAGCGATTATAAAACCGTTATCGGGAATCTCTATGGCCTCTAAATTATCACGTATTTCTTGAACCCTATTATCTACTATGACCATTTCCACTATATCATCGTGCATTTCATTACCAAAGGAAAGCTCCCCCCAGTTGCTATCTAGAAGAATACCTCCAGTATTTATGTAGGGCTTATTTTTATAGGCTATATTGAGTACAGAGCTATTTTCACCATTTATCAGTCTAATGCTACCTTCCTGCCAATAGTCTATAAAGGGCTTGTTTTCATCATCAATGTTGAAGGTTGCAAAGTCAGGGTGACTTTTTGATGATGTTATAAGCTCGCCATCTTTAACTACAGGGCCTATAGTTGCAAAGGCCCGAGTATCATAGAAATCACCATTTATGGCTCCCACGATCTTATGGGCATTTTCACTTTCGGAAGCAAGATTAGTTAATGGGTCCCTATTGGAGATACCATTTTTACTTGTAAGTACTTCCAAAGAAGTATAATTATCATCGGTATCTATTCTAAGAACATTTATATTTAGCCATCCCTTATGGGTAAATCTCAATATTTTCTCGTGAACTACTCCTCCGGATAGATTTTCAGAGGACTCTTCTCCATAGATATCAATAAACTCAGCAGAAGAGAATGTAATGAAAGTATTAAAGGCCAACAGGGCAGTCAATAGTCCTGCGGTAAATCTTTTCTTATTCAGCATATTTATCCTCCAATCCTATTATTTTTTATTCATTCCCCATATATTTAGCTGCTCAGTATTCATCAAGGCATTCAAAAGGGCCTTTTTGGAATGAGGTATATCCTTATAAAATCTTAATAGGGATTGCTTCATATATTCCCTTTTTGTGTTTCCATCGGCAGGGCAAGAACTTTTGACCACAGGAAGATTCTGTCTTTTAACTGCACCTGCTATCTCCCGTTCTTCAGCATAGATCATAGGTCTAATCATAGTTAAATCCTTTCTACTAAGATAGGTTACGGGGTCAAAGGTATTGATCCTTCCCTCATAGAACATACTTAAAAATAGGGTTTCAATACCGTCATCCCTGTGATGACCTAGAGCCAGCTTTGTTACTGAGTTTTCCTTACAAAGATCGTGAAGAGCAGCTCTTTTGAATCTAGCACATAATGAACATGGATTTTTTTCATTTCTTTCTTCAAAAACTATTTTGGCAATTTGAGTTGGTTTAATTATATATTCCACACCTATTTCATCACATAAGCTTTGTATAGGGGATAAATCAAAGTTATCAAAACCAAGGGTTAAGGATAGGGCTTTAAGTTCATATTTAATCGGCGAAAAGTTTTGAAAGAGTCTTAGACCATATAAAAGTGCCACACTGTCCTTTCCCCCTGAAACTCCAACGCCTACTATATCTCCATCCTGTATCATATCAAAATCTTCTACGGCTTTTCTAATGTATCCAATAATTTTTTTCAAGCTATATCCCTCCTCTCCTAATTATACTTTATTGGCAATACTATTGTAATTAAAAAAGTATTACAAAAAGTGACCATTAGACCCAGTGTATATGCAAATAATTGCATAAAGAAATCAATTGACAAATTTTGGATGAAAATATATACTTTAATTGCATCGCCAGTCATAGAATATAGCAATATAATGTTGAAAGTATAAATTTTAGGGAATAAAACGATACTGTAAAGTATATTATCTAAGTAGTATTCTGTATTTCATCAATATAAATATATTAACTAGTGGGTGAGTAATAATGGGCTTAGTTGATTTCTTATCAAGGGAGCTTAGAGTTTTTTTACTTTCAACTTTACCGATAATAGAGTTAAGGGGGGCTATTCCCTATGGTATCGCAGTGGGGATGAACCCCATCCATGCAGCTTTTTTATGTATAGTAGGCAGTATGGTACCTGTCCCATTTCTACTGTTCCTTTTAAAGCCTTTTTTTACAAAGCTAAGAAGGATTTATATGATAAGAGAATTTGAAATATGGCTAATAGATAGGACGGAGCGAAGGGCAGGAAATATAAAGAAATACAGCATACTTGGACTGGTATTATTTGTAGCTATTCCACTGCCTTCGACGGGAGTTTGGACGGGAGCCATAGCAGCAGCGATATTTAATTTAAGGAGTGATCATGCATTTTTTGCAATACTTTTAGGTAATATTATAGCTGCAATTTTATTAACTATATTAAGCCGGCTTGCAATATTAAATTTATAAAATATATTGACTGCAACATATTTATATGTTAATATTTTTATGTTGAATTTAATAATTAGCTTCACCTTATCATGAGTGACGGAGGGATAGGCCCTATGAAGTCCAGCAACCGGTACAGGGTATACGGTGCTAAGTCCTACAGAGTATTTTATTCTGGAAGATGAGGAATTAAGATTATAACCTCTTCTTTTAGAAGGGGTTTTTTATATGTTTATTTCATGTAAAAAAATAGATTAAGGGCATAATAATCAATAGAATTGTACAATAAAGGAGGAAATAGAATTGAAAAGACTTTTTACTTCGGAATCTGTTACGGAGGGGCATCCAGATAAGATATGTGATCAAGTTTCAGATGCTATTTTAGACGCAATATTTGATAAGGACCCCCATGCTCGTGTTGCTTGTGAGACTTCTGTTACTACGGGGTTAGTATTAGTTGCGGGGGAAATCTCCACTAAGTGCTATGTGGATATACCTAAGGTGGTTAGAAAAACTATTGAAGAAATAGGATATACTAGAGCAAAATATGGATTTGATTGTGCTACATGTGCGGTACTTACTTCTATAGATGAGCAGTCTCCAGATATAGCCATGGGAGTGGATGAAGCATTAGAAAGTAAAGAAGGAGATATGGGAGATGAAATAGAAGCCATAGGTGCAGGTGACCAAGGGATAATGTTTGGATTTGCTTGTAATGAAACCGAGGAGCTAATGCCATTACCAATTTCTTTAGCCCATAAGCTTGCTAAAAGGCTCTCAGAGACAAGAAAAAATGGAACACTATCCTATCTTAGACCCGATGGCAAAACCCAGGTTACAGTAGAATATGAGGATGATAAACCCGTAAGAATTGATACCATAGTTATATCCACTCAGCATGGCCCGGAAATTAGCCGTGAACAAATAGAAAAGGATATGATTGAACATGTAATAAACAAAATAGTGCCCCAGAATCTGTTAGATGAAAAAACCAGATACTTAATAAATCCTACTGGTAGATTTGTTATAGGTGGACCACAAGGGGATGCAGGTTTAACGGGAAGAAAAATCATAGTTGATACATATGGTGGATATTCAAGACATGGTGGTGGAGCTTTTTCAGGAAAAGACCCAACAAAGGTAGATAGATCAGCTGCATATGCTGCAAGATATGTGGCTAAAAACATAGTTGCCGCAGGGCTTGCCGATAAATGTGAGTTAGAGCTTGCTTATGCTATTGGAGTGGCTGAGCCAGTTTCTATATTAGTTGAAACCTTTGGAACGGGAAAAGTATCTGAGGGAAAATTAGTAGAGCTTGTTAAAAAGCATTTTGATCTAAGACCGGCGGCCATAATAAGAGATTTAGACTTAAGAAGACCTATCTTTAGACAAACAGCTGCATATGGGCACTTTGGAAGAACTGATATAGAGCTACCTTGGGAAAAAACAGATAGAGCTGAAATTCTTAGAAAAGAAGGACTAGGAGAATAAGAATACAAATAAAGACGACACTGATCGTCTTTATCTTTTCAGACTTATAAGAATGACCTCAAAACTTGCAACTAAAAAAGCAGCATCTGCTGCTTTTTTAGTCCCTAACTTCTCTATTTCTAAAGAGAAAGCTTACTGCATAGGCACCTGCTATACCTACTAAAGCATAAACTACTCTGCTGATTCCAGATGCTTGACCAGCAGATATAGCTCCTGAACCACCTAATAATGCTGCTACTAAGTCATAACCAAAAAGTCCAACTAATAACCAGTTAAGAGCGCCTATTATAACTAATACAAGAGCTATTCTATCCATAAAATCACCCTTTCTTTTTCTTGTTTCAAGTATTATTATTCCAATTTCAAATATAAAAAAACATATATAAATATGGTTGTATATGAATAAAATGGTAATTATTTTTGTTGTAGAACCTTTGATCTATTGATGTAGCTATTGGTTATATGGGTTTTGATTTATGTTATAATTAAATAGAATGATTAGCGTCATATCTTCTAAGTGAGGGAGATAAGAAAAAGGTAGAAGGAAAAAGGTGTTAGGGTATGTCTAAGGAAATTAAAGGTGTTGTGAGGGAAATTATATTTCAAAATGAAGATAATGGCTATGTAGTGGCTGAGATAAATACTGGACAAGAGGATGCAGTTGTAGTAGGCTACATACCTATCATAAATGTAGGTGAAACTATGTCCTTTGAGGGAAATATAATTGTTCATCCTATATATGGGGAGCAATTACAGGTGGTAAGCAGTAAACAGATTGCACCATCAAGTATTGAAGGTATCACAAAATATTTGTCATCGGGACTTTTAAAGGGTATAGGGCCTAAGATGGCAGAAAGGATTGTAGAGAAGTTTGGTAAGGATTCCCTTGACATTATTCAGTACAATCCTGATCGCTTAACGGAGGTCAGTGGTATAGGTCCCAAAAAAGCTAAGGATATTGCTGAGGCCTATGAAGAACAAAGAGAGATAAAGGAAGTAATGATCTTTTTGAGTCAGTTTGGTGTGTCCACTGCCTATGCGGTTAAAATATTTAGAAAATATGGTGATAAAACCGTTGAGTATTTAAGTGAAAATCCCTATAGACTAGCTGATGACATAGTAGGTATTGGATTTAAGATGGCGGATACCATTGCAAAAAAAATGGGAATAGATCCTAAGTCTCCATATAGGATAATGTGTGGTATAAAATATTCCTTGACTCAATACAATTTAGAGGGTCATACCTATGCCATTAAGGAGGAGCTTATTCAAAGGACTTCTAAGATGTTAGGTGTGGATAGTTCTATGGTTGAGGATGGAATTATTAATTTAACAATAAATGGTGATTTGCATCAGGAGAAGATTAATGATAATACAGCTGTTTTTCCTATGTCCTTTTTCTATGCAGAAACAGGAGTGTGTAAGAACCTTATAGGGTTATCTGGTACAAGCTTTAATGACTCCAACTTAGACATAAAAGAAGAAATAGAGAAAATCGAAAACGACGAAGAAATTTGTCTTGCTGAAAAACAAAAAAAGGCTATTGAAGAAGCCTTCAGAAATGGTGTTACAGTCATAACTGGAGGGCCGGGAACTGGGAAAACGACGATTGTTAATAGTATAATAAAATTATTTGAAGGGCAAAGCCTTAAGATAGGTCTAGCGGCTCCTACGGGAAGGGCTGCGAAGAGACTTACTGAAACCACTGGTAGAGAGGCAAAGACCATTCACAGACTTTTGGAATATTCCTTTTCCGATGATGGTAGCGGAATGGCTTTTATGAAGAATGGAGAAGACCCTCTGAGCTTTGATGTAATAATTATTGATGAGGTGTCAATGGTGGATATTCTTTTAATGTATCATCTACTCAAGTCAATTATGCCAGGTACTAGACTTATATTAGTTGGCGATGTGGATCAGCTGCCATCGGTAGGGCCGGGAAACGTATTACACGATATAATAGGAAGCGGACTTGTAAAGGTTGTTAGATTAACTGAGATATTTAGACAGGCTAGGGAAAGTATGATAGTCGTTAATGCCCATAGAATAAATCAAGGATTAAAGCCCCAGGTTAATATAAAGGATAAAGACTTTTTCTTTTTGCCAAAGAGAAATCAAGATGACATACTCCACACCATAAAGGAGCTTTGCATTAGAAGACTTCCAAAGTTTAATAATTATGATCCCAGTAAGGATATTCAAGTGTTAACCCCCATGAAAAATAGCAAGGTTGGAACAATAAATATGAACAAGGAACTGCAAAGTATACTTAACCCCGAAGCTAAGGAGAAGAAGGAAAAAACCATTGGAGATAAGGTTTTTAGAGTTGGTGATAAGATAATGCAGATAAAAAATAACTACAATATAAAATGGAAGAGTGAGAATGGTCTTAGAAAAGGGGAAGGGGTATTTAATGGAGATATAGGATATATTACAGCCATAGATGAAGAAGCAAAGCTTCTATCGGCTTGCTTTGATGATGAAAAATATGTGGACTATGATTTTTCAGGCCTTGACGAGATAGAGCTTGCTTATTCCATTACAATACATAAGAGTCAGGGAAGTGAATTCCCAGTAGTTGTTATGCCTCTTTGTTGGGGGCCACCAATGCTTTTGAATAAAAACCTATTGTATACAGGAGTAACCCGTGCTAAGGAGTTAGTAGTTTTAGTGGGTATGGAGAAGTATTTATATATGATGATAAGGAATGAAAGAAATTCAAATAGAAATTCGGGACTTGGATTTAGGCTTAAGAGGATTAAAGATGAAGAATTATTAAGTTTTTAGTATACATTAAGGAGTTGTTATGAATTATATAAAGCTATTATATGAATATATTGATACCCTTTTAAACTTCATATATCCTAGAAATATCTACTGTATATCATGCAATAGTCCAATAAATAGGGATGAGGAGTATTCGATTTGCAGTGGATGCAGAGAAAAATTAAAGCTCATATATGGAAAAACATGTTCAAAATGTG includes:
- the metK gene encoding methionine adenosyltransferase, with product MKRLFTSESVTEGHPDKICDQVSDAILDAIFDKDPHARVACETSVTTGLVLVAGEISTKCYVDIPKVVRKTIEEIGYTRAKYGFDCATCAVLTSIDEQSPDIAMGVDEALESKEGDMGDEIEAIGAGDQGIMFGFACNETEELMPLPISLAHKLAKRLSETRKNGTLSYLRPDGKTQVTVEYEDDKPVRIDTIVISTQHGPEISREQIEKDMIEHVINKIVPQNLLDEKTRYLINPTGRFVIGGPQGDAGLTGRKIIVDTYGGYSRHGGGAFSGKDPTKVDRSAAYAARYVAKNIVAAGLADKCELELAYAIGVAEPVSILVETFGTGKVSEGKLVELVKKHFDLRPAAIIRDLDLRRPIFRQTAAYGHFGRTDIELPWEKTDRAEILRKEGLGE
- a CDS encoding ATP-dependent RecD-like DNA helicase is translated as MSKEIKGVVREIIFQNEDNGYVVAEINTGQEDAVVVGYIPIINVGETMSFEGNIIVHPIYGEQLQVVSSKQIAPSSIEGITKYLSSGLLKGIGPKMAERIVEKFGKDSLDIIQYNPDRLTEVSGIGPKKAKDIAEAYEEQREIKEVMIFLSQFGVSTAYAVKIFRKYGDKTVEYLSENPYRLADDIVGIGFKMADTIAKKMGIDPKSPYRIMCGIKYSLTQYNLEGHTYAIKEELIQRTSKMLGVDSSMVEDGIINLTINGDLHQEKINDNTAVFPMSFFYAETGVCKNLIGLSGTSFNDSNLDIKEEIEKIENDEEICLAEKQKKAIEEAFRNGVTVITGGPGTGKTTIVNSIIKLFEGQSLKIGLAAPTGRAAKRLTETTGREAKTIHRLLEYSFSDDGSGMAFMKNGEDPLSFDVIIIDEVSMVDILLMYHLLKSIMPGTRLILVGDVDQLPSVGPGNVLHDIIGSGLVKVVRLTEIFRQARESMIVVNAHRINQGLKPQVNIKDKDFFFLPKRNQDDILHTIKELCIRRLPKFNNYDPSKDIQVLTPMKNSKVGTINMNKELQSILNPEAKEKKEKTIGDKVFRVGDKIMQIKNNYNIKWKSENGLRKGEGVFNGDIGYITAIDEEAKLLSACFDDEKYVDYDFSGLDEIELAYSITIHKSQGSEFPVVVMPLCWGPPMLLNKNLLYTGVTRAKELVVLVGMEKYLYMMIRNERNSNRNSGLGFRLKRIKDEELLSF
- a CDS encoding DUF378 domain-containing protein; protein product: MDRIALVLVIIGALNWLLVGLFGYDLVAALLGGSGAISAGQASGISRVVYALVGIAGAYAVSFLFRNREVRD